The Equus caballus isolate H_3958 breed thoroughbred chromosome 4, TB-T2T, whole genome shotgun sequence genome includes the window GAGGCATATCCTGGTCACAGGAAGGCAGGCTGGGGCTCAAAATTGAAAAAGAACTTTCCAGCAGTTCAGAGGTGGAACAGGCTGCCTTGTTAGCTAATGAGGGTGTAGCCAATGAGAGTGGGCCCATCGAGCCTGCCATCGTTCCCACCCTGGCTCGAGAGATAGGATGCATGGCCTCCAGGTCCCTTCCAAATCTGAGTTTCTGGGGTTCCACACCTTGGGACGTTTGCAGAAAGAGAGGAGATCTTAACCCAGAGGGTACCCTGCTGTCACTTCCCTTCATGGTGCTacctctgcccacctcccagaTTCCTCCTCCTTATTCATTTAGTCGCCAGCCTTTCATCTCCTGGGCACTGTGAGGGGTGCTCACCTGAGCCACATGAGCTGTGTCGCTGAAGGGCACCAAAGTCGAGGCGGGTGGAGAGAGCGGTGGGGAGCAGCGTGCGATTCTTCAGGGCCAGGTGGGGCCAGGCACGCTGGTGGATGCTGAGCCCCGTCTCTCTTCCCCGCAGCTTCCAAGGGCTGTATCAAGTGCGAGGCGCCCTGCCCGGAGGACTGGCTGCTCTATGGGAGGAAATGCTACTTCTTTTCTGAGGAACCGAGAGACTGGAACACGGGCAGGCAGTACTGCCACACCCACGAGGCCGCGCTGGCTGTGATTCAGAGCCAGAAGGAGCTGGTGAGTGCTGGGGTCGGGGGGACCTTAGGGGAGAGGGGTGCCTCAAGGATGTGGTGTCCCCATGACGTGTTACCGGAGCACGCACAGCCACTGCCCAGCCTGGGGTGTGCAGGTGAGCCCCGTGGGGTCTGAGCGGGTTCACGAGTGGCTCTTGTTTCCACTGCTGTAGTCAAGGCCAGCTGTGTCGATCCAAGGCTGGCGTGCTGAGCTCAGCTCAGTGTTGTGAAGGGCGAGCATTACAAATTGTAAATGCCTTTGTTGATCATAAAAACACATTGGCATCTTCTACTAGTCCAAATCAGGGCATGATCTCTCATGTAATGCCCCAAACAGTTTTAGCAATAGAAATGTGAAAGAAAGGCAAGTCATGAGTCAAGTGGCCATTGTGGATTTTGAGGGTAACAGTGATGTGACAATTCAAAATAGCAGATAATCTAAAAATCAATTCTGTTTGTCTCTGATACACAATGTGATAAGCCCCTGCTGCAGAGAAAGGCCCAGAAGTATGCAGGTAGAAGGACAACCAGTCTGAGCATTGAGATATGTCCCAGATAATCCATCAAGTAGAAAATCAGGAATGCTGGCATGCTGGGCTGCTGAGCTAGGAAGACAGCCGTGTTCCTGGCTTCCTGGCCCAGTGTGCATGTCCCAGAGCTGGGTTCCCTACAGGCTGTTGCAGGCAGCTGCTGGGAGGTCAGTGTCAGTTCAGGGTCCTCTCTGACCCCAGCTTCTCACCCTTGGCATGCAGTGAAGGGTGCCCCTCTTGGCGTCTGTACGTTGTGGGAGCCAATCTTCCGAGCTGGGGGTCAGTCTTAGGATGTGTGAGCAATCGGGAGACTGCGTCTAACTCTgaggtttctttcttccttggtgCAGGAATTCATGTTCAAGTTCACACGGAGGGAGCCCTGGATTGGCCTGCGCAGAGTTGGGGACGAATTCCACTGGGTCAATGGGGACCCGTTTGACCCGGACACGTGAGCTGAGGCTTCATCTTCTGGCCACTGAGCTTAGACTGGGGAAGGCCTGGCCCCCCGGACACAACCTCCCGAGGGAAAACCGCTTGGTTTTGTGCTGCTAGAGCTACAAACCTGTAGGTTCAGTGGTGTGACATAGAGACCCATTCATGACGATGCCTGTACCTCTCTCTCCCATGAGGTCCTGCCTGGTTTGGTGGCTCTGCTTCATGTAGTCATCAGAGGTTCCTGCTGCCAGGGCCCAGGCTCTTTCCATCTTGTGACTCCCCTGTCCGTGCAGCAGCCCGTCTGCGTGGCTCAGTGTGGCTCAGAAGAAGGGGAGGCTGTGTCCTGGACATCCTTCTGTGTTGGCCAGAACTTAGCCACTTGACCACACCTGGCTGCAAGGGAGGgtgggagatggggcctttaTCCTGCACAACCATGTGCCACCTAAACATTATTACCACGGAAGAAAGGGGATCTGAGCCCTGGGCACTACGAGCATTCTCTGAGACGACACCTCTTGGGGGTGTTGGTATGTGCAGTGGTGGTGTTATTTGTGTGGCCCAAGTGGTATGGAAATGAGCATGGGATGGGGTGGTGAGTGTGTGATGCCAGGGACGGGTTTGTGTTgtggggtgatggtggtggtagtcATGGGTGGTGGGGTATATGGCTGTGGCAGTAGGGGTGGTGAtagtgtgtgtgtagggggggcAGCCTAGGTTTAGGAAATGCAAGGAAGTGCAGACAGGGGAACAAGGACCTCAGCTTCTAGCCGAGACCCTAAGGCTGGAGGGATAGGCCCTGAGGAGGCGGGCGGAGGCACAGCTGTTGACCTGATGATGATGATGCGTGGGTGTCCTCAAGGTAGGAGAAGCAGAAGGGCACCCAAGACCCCCAGCCCTCCTCCGTGGCCAGAGGCTGTCCATCAGCTGCCCTCCCATCTGAGGCTGGCTTAGGGCCGTGTCAGTCCCCGCAGCCTGCAGGGGGTGATGGCCTCTGGAgagctccttcccttctcctttccctgtCTCCTCTCTGCATCTTGCACCTCTCTTTGTCCTCAttgcctcttcctcttttcctctttccctttcctgcCACCATCCCAGATCTGTTCTTAGAGCAGTTGGAGAAGTCTTGCACTTTCTGCCCTCTTCTATGCCTTCTGGAACTTCTTGCTCCCAGATCCTGGGAGAGCCCTAGAGGCCGGGGTTCCCAGAGTGCTGACCACCTGGTGACCACCTTGGGGCCACGTTTCCCTGACACTGAGGTGGCCTCGCCCCTGCACTTCCCCAAGGTCCTTCTGACACCTTCTCTTGTGAGACCCCAGTTCAGGCCTTGGCAGGGGACTCACATCAGGGTGACCAAATGAGGTTAACAAGAAATCTTGAGACTGGAAAGGGATGATTTTAGGCAGGGAgaacacccccccaccccccaagccCAGTTCTAGGAATGATTCCTGGGCAGGCGACAGAGCTCAGGTGTTAAACATCGGGTTATTCGGGTTCTCCCCTAACCGGTGAGGTCATTGAATTCCACTCATCTCTACCGAGCTCTTCCTTCTAAACACTGTGCGCTGAGGGGAGCCAAGATGAGAGAGGCGTGGAGCCCACTGTTCAGGAGCTGCCTGCCTCGGGggctggaggagacagacagacacaggccCCCAGGAGGCTGTGATGAGTGGTGCCTGACAGCGCAGGCAGGGTGCTGcagggagggaaggtgggcagAGGGTGGTCCTGACCTGGGTACTGGGCTCATGGGACGAGTGAGCTGACCTTGGAAGGATGTGGCAGCGCAGGGTTTGTCCAGAAAGTGTCCATGGGCATCCTCAGGGTGGCTGGAGCATGGGGCACGGAGGAGGGAGGCAGCGAGAGGCCATGCTAGAAGGGTCTGTCGGGGCTGAATGTCCTGGAAGCTGGCTCCAGAGGGAGGGGCAGGTCCCAGGGCCTCTGGCCACCCAGTGATGGGCTGTGTATGCAGGTCGTGAGTGCCTGGTCTTTTCTCTCCCGGCCACAGATTCCCCATCTCGGGCCCGGGGGAGTGTGTCTTCGTGGAGCCCACCCGGCTGGTGTCGACGGAGTGTCTGATGACTCGGCCCTGGGTGTGCAGCAAGATGGCCTACACCTGAGGTGGGTCAGGCCGGAGGCGGCCTCCAGCCGGTCCGAGACCTGCCTGCATCAGGCTCCTCTCCCAGGCGGAGCAGTGAGGGCGTTGGCCTcctccctgagcccctctcccTGGCCCCAGAGCCCTGGTTCCTGGTCTCCTTGGCCCCAGGCAGGTCCTGTGGCTCAGCAGTCAAATCCCACATGCTCAGTAGTGTAGGCACCTGTGCTCcaagcatgtgcacacacacacacacacacacacgcatgcaagTGCATGCGCACAGTCCCCTCTCAAGGCAGAGTCCACCCTTAGTCACCCCAACAAGTCCCTCCCTGGCCCCGCCCTGGAACAGTCCTTCCTCATGCGGCCCTGGTGCTTTGAGGAAGGATGGGGGCGGACGTGGATTGCACTAGTGACCGCACAGacaggccccctccccagccctttcCCTCCTGGCCACTGGTGAGGCGGGGAGGGATGCTCCCCGTCACCTGGCCCCTGCATCCACCCTCTTTGCCTTGCCGGGGGTTTTCAGACAGGCCCCTGCTGTGTCCATGGTGCTGTTGTGTTGGTCACTGATGGAATAAAGAGGTGACTGGCCTCCAGAGAAGTCTGCTGCCATTTCTTTCAAGGTTGTGGCTCGGGGGAGGGGTGGCGGCAGGTCCCTGGAGGCCTGTCTCTGGAGGGGCACCACCAAGACGCGCTAGTGTGGCAGGCGGCAGTGTGTAGGAACGGAGGACAAAAACACGTTCTGTGGCCTAAGGGCACCATTTAATTTTGCTTGGCCGCTGAGTTATTCTGAGATGTCTGAGGCCATCTGGCTCCCTCATTACTATCCAACTCAGTATGGCAACATTTATCTACAcctaccacgtgccagacaccacgCCAGGCATGGGGAGCAACAGCTTTATCCCCCAAGGAGCACACAGGGAGCCGAGGAAACAGCTTGGAGAGCACCAGAACATTCTGGAACACAGGAGAGGGATGGTGTATTCTGCCTTAGGGGAGGATGGGGTGAAGTGAGCAGGAGGATTAGCCATGGAGAGGAGATGATGTTCATGGGGCCCCATAAGAGTTTGTGCACGTCCTAtggcccctcctctcccccttgGTTGGCCTGGGGAGGAAGTAGGGGACTGGCGGTTCCCTAGGACCTTGAGAGGCTCCAAGTGCCAcctcctccaacacacacacacttggggccccagagcagctgcaGTGGGGCCTGGGTCCTCCCAGTCTCCTCTCGTGTCCCCGGCTGGGTGAGATACAGGCGGCCAGCCTGGGAGCTGCGCATGTGAATATGGGTCCTGGCCCATTTTCAGAAACTAGCTCAGAGGGAAACCAGGTCCTGCTCTGGTCTGCTCAGTCCTTTTAGTGTCGGTTTTCAGACTAAACTGTCAACTTGGTTTTGTTGACCTTTCTGCAGGCTTTCTAGACATTTAGTAAAATACGGATATTTTATGGTTTCATATGTTGTCTTTATTGGGAAGCAGTGGGGAACCGGCGCGTACGGTAAGGAAGTGAAGGGAATCCAGCGTGGTGGTGGCGGGCCTCTAGGGGGTGGCAGGGAGCCCACTGCCTTCCAGCACCTGTGGGGAAGTGCGTTGAGGGACTGAGGAGTGAGGGAGTGGTGAGCGGCCGCCGCCGCCGTTTGTGGTGGGGGTGTCTCTCACTCACACGTGTTCTCTGTCAGGCACAGGCCGGTGGTTCTCACCAGCGTCTTCCCCTCAGAGACAGTGAGGCTCAAAAGCCTTAGCTCACTGATTTCCCTGTGgtacctcatttaattcttgcaGGAATGCCCGAGGCAGGTAGTGCTGCTGCAGGTGATGGAACTGTACTGTGGCAGGGACCCCAGGGCCATGAGGATGGTAGGGCCGGGCCTAGGGCTCCGAACTGTGCTCTCGTCCTGCGCTGTGGGTTCCTGTGGGGAGAACCCAGCCATGAGGTGGGCTGGGAAGTGTGAGAGGGCAGGGAACGAGCCATGAGCCATTCGGATCTTATTTCTTCTCTGCTGGTCCAAGCCTGCTGCCTGAAGCTTTCAAGGCACACTGGCAAATAAGTTCTCGTGACCTCGGGTTTGCCCTGGGAACACACAACAATCCTAAATCAGTTTTGTTCAGCTAAAGGAGCCCTGACTCAGGGTCACCAGTGTTTGCAGAGTTTTTCTATCTGGTTCCCACCAAGGAAGGAAACAcaagacagaaacaaaacaaaacactggaaCGTCAGACTTCAGAAATGTAGAAAATCCTTCCAAAGGTTATAAACCAGCCAAGCACCCCACCCGCCTACATGGGCTGACCGGGGCCCTGGTTGCTGGGCGGCAGTGCCCTGTGCTGTGCTCCAGGCGGCCACAGGGGGCAGCACTGACAGCGAGCACCCCCTGTTTCTGACCCGTGGAGCCCGTGTCTGCCTCGGCGGAGGGCCCGAGGGCCTATGCGTGCCCAAGCCCCATTCCTTAGTCCCTTTGGAAGTTATTCCCTTTCTGAGGTGACTCCTATGGGGTTGAGGGTGTGCTCAGCTTGGGGCCTGGGCTGCAGCTCCGTGGGCGGATTTGAACCCAGCCCCAGTCCCGTCCTGGGTGTAACCCCTGGAGCGCACAGGTGCCTGCGGAAGGCCGGAACACGCACACCGGCCACCTTCAGACGTCCTTTGCGAAGAGGCAGGATGGCAGGGGAGACTTTGTAGGAGGGCTCGCTGGGTGGTAGCATTTGGCACTGTGCTGGTGGGTTGAATGGTGTTTGCTTGTCAGTCCCCCACAACCCTGCAAGGTTGGCATTGTCGCCCgttctcacagatgaggaaactggctcagagaggctaagggaCTTGCTCCATGTTACACAGCTAGGAGGtggtggaggcaggatttgaacccagacgcACCCTGACGGGGCCCTTGGGAAGCCACCTGTGTGGCAGGTGTGTCCCCTGCCCAGCCAGCCAGCTCTAAGGTCAGCtctggggggtggtgggggggggcagTTTGTGGGTGCCAATGATGGAGAAGAGGCTGCCCTAAGGAAGGGACGTCGGGTGCCCACAGGCAGTTCCTTTTCTGGACGCTTTTGTCTTCTTCCTATAATTTTTCACACGAATTACCCATAAAGCGTGAGTAATGACTACTTCTCTCCCTTCCAGGCCCAGCTCGAGCCTCCTGGGATGCCTTCCAGCTGCAGCCCTCAGTGACACTCCTTTTCCCGTGGCCTCTAGCACTTAGGACTAGCCTCTCACATGGCCCCAGTCTGTGTGGCCTTGTCGTCTGTGCCTCCTCCCCTCAGGTCATCTGACCGCTCCTGTCATCTGATTATAAGCCCCTGGATAGCAGGGATTGTGTGTTGATGGCATCTTTGTAGCACACAGAGCACGTGCTCAAAACACTGTTGTAGGTGACAGTAAGATTGCCCCCAGCATCCTCTCTGAACTGTTTGCTGTGGCAGGAGAGAGCAGTGGCTGGCCCTCCTCAGAAGGcttgtctttttggttttggtgGGTGTGACGATTTTAGAGGCGCGGCAAAGCTGAATGCTGTCCTTTGTGTTGCTTCCATTACCTGAGCGCCCTCACAGTCCCCAAGCAGCTGGGTGTGCAGGGGCGATGGGGTCGAGCTCCCTCAGCCTCCCCAGTGTCCTTCGCACCGTGCGCAGAGCCAGCCGATGGGGAGACGGCTGTGTGAGTGGACACCAGCCCCGGGAGGGTCTCCGGCAGGGACTGGGGTTGGTGCTGAAGATTCTGTGACCACTGGGATAATCACGCTCACGTCACTGCCTCTTTGTGAAAGATGAGCTGGCTTTCAGAAATGCCCGCCTTCTGCCCTGAGCTCACCCCATGAGAGGTGAGCGCAGGAGGCAACtgcctctttcctctgcctggtcTGTAGCGAGCCCCACACTGtgagattcaaactcagggcCGCTGGAAAACCTCCTGCCACGCCCACTGGAGAGCCCACCTCTCTGCCAAGGCAGCCTGCAATAGACACATGCGAGGCCTGGCTCCGAAGACCTACCTGAGTCTAGTCTGCGGCTAGCTTTACCAACACACAGTCGTGTAGCTCAGGCCACTGTGCTAAACCTCTGTGGCCCCCGGCTTCACCTCCATAAAGTAGAAATCGTGCCTGCCCTGTCTGCCTCCCGGGGTTTTGAGAAATGTAGGTGTTAGAATTTCAGGGATTAGAAATTGCCCCATTCTCACTAtcatgaagctcagagaggttaaataacatatccaaggtcacacagcttgtggcAGAGCTAGAATTGAGGTCTTGTGGCTCTCCCATTCCTTGTTGCACATCTCAtgctttgttcatttgtttacttgtctGCCGTCCATGCAGCAGTGGAAGCTCCTAGAGGGCAGGGATCTGCTCTCATTGTACTCCTTTGTTTCTCTAGCGCCTGGTACatacagaaggtgctcaataaatgtgtgttgaactAAACTGATCTTGACTCCTAGTTCAAGTGCTCTTTCCTCTACACCATGCTGTCTCTGACCCCGGAAACCTGCATGTCCAGTTCGGCTGCCCACAAAGTATGAGAACCGGCCGATTTCTAGAGAAGAGATACGCAAGATGTTCTGCCGCATGGCGTCACCCGTTTGGGTCTTCTAGTCTAGAGCACAGAATCCATTTGAGCAAATACATACACATCTAAGACACAATTGGAAgaacaagaacaatgaacacgAATTAAGAGCTTAGTAGGGCCAGACACTGAGCTAAGCATTTCACACGTGAAGTAAGTGCTTACTAAAAAAATTATCATCTTCTTTAACTTTATGCTGTAAGTTGAGTAGGGTGTTGGTCAGAGTGTGCTGGCTTCTGTAATAATGCCCAAATTTCAGAGACTTAACAAAGTAAAGATCTCTTTCTGCTCACGCCACAGACAAACGCAGGTCCGTGACGGGGAACAGCTTTGCTCCATCCAGGGCCTTTGAATGTGGGGTCCACACAGGACATATTTCAGGCAATGTGTAGATAGGACTGACGTGCACCAagactttttcctttcctttccttctgggcaCCTGGAAGGATCGTATTGCCCCATCTCTTTGAAGTTAGGTATCCGGAGATTTGCTTTAACCAAGAAAAAGTGACACACGTCATCTCCAGGTGGAAGCATTTAAGGACCAATGCACACATCTCCATATTTTCCCTCCCCTCGAATCGTGATTTGTCGATTGATGGCACCCTGGAGTGTGGGGGACAGGCTCTCTGGGGAGTTGTCTGAATTGGCAGCAAACCGTGTACGTGAGCAATAATCCTCGGAGACTGAGTCTCTTGTGGTCAGAGCATGTCTTACTCCAGCCGTGGAGGGGGTGCACATCACCTCTGCCCACAGGCCGTTGGCCGGGCCGGTTGTGCAGGGCTGAGAAACACAGCCTGCTGTATGCCGGTGTGCACTGAGATCCTGCGAGTTATTCACCAACGTCGGAAAGTTCTCtgacttttctctctttaaaCATTTCTCCTGCCTGAATCTCTTTTTCTCGCCTTCCAGGCAGGACTCCCATTAAGGCTGGTTGACGTTGTCACACAGGTCTCTAGtgctcaatttttatttatttttatcaattctCCAAAAAAGACCTCCTGGGACTTTGACCGGGGTTGTACTGAATCTGCAAAGCTATTTGAGGAGCTCTGTCATTTTAACAGTTTGTTCCAATCAATGAATGAGGTAGATCTCtccatttaagtttttaaaaatgtcatcaaCAGTTTACAAGTTTTaagggtagagtttttgtatatattttgttaagtttatccttaaatatttttaattttcatgctACTGTGGATgatataatttgtaaatttcaTATTCCAACTCTTTGTTACTAGTATAAAGAAATGGGATAGAGGGGc containing:
- the CLEC2L gene encoding C-type lectin domain family 2 member L isoform X1, with amino-acid sequence MEPARQPPAREPPAREPPTREPPARARPPPPAARPAPAPAAPRPRSPGEAEGRGAEGLLRRSGSGYDGSTSWKAALEDTTTRLLLGAIAVLLFAILVVMSILASKGCIKCEAPCPEDWLLYGRKCYFFSEEPRDWNTGRQYCHTHEAALAVIQSQKELEFMFKFTRREPWIGLRRVGDEFHWVNGDPFDPDTFPISGPGECVFVEPTRLVSTECLMTRPWVCSKMAYT
- the CLEC2L gene encoding C-type lectin domain family 2 member L isoform X2 codes for the protein MEPARQPPAREPPAREPPTREPPARARPPPPAARPAPAPAAPRPRSPGEAEGRGAEGLLRRSGSGYDGSTSWKAALEASKGCIKCEAPCPEDWLLYGRKCYFFSEEPRDWNTGRQYCHTHEAALAVIQSQKELEFMFKFTRREPWIGLRRVGDEFHWVNGDPFDPDTFPISGPGECVFVEPTRLVSTECLMTRPWVCSKMAYT